A genomic stretch from Telmatocola sphagniphila includes:
- a CDS encoding DUF1592 domain-containing protein, producing the protein MGYRPFVLFLFIALAVFVYSWESVSAEQAKDTPVFDAAAAASFEKEVVPFLSKYCLKCHNETKKSAGLSLEKYRDAKSALKDRRVWLDVVSNIHSREMPPEDSKVKPTPAEREKIEALITESLTKVDCGVARDPGRPTLRRLNKAEYANTIRDLVGVTFNPSEDFPSDDVGYGFDNIGDVLSMPPILLEKYMRAAERIMEEAIIVQTEVKPTKNFFRAQAMQGSAKGFKDPAARPVRMHMTQGGMSFVNFEPDREGEFTVKVQAFAENNTSEAVKMSFQIDKKEIKAIEIKGGTQQKPEIHEFKAKMTAGKHQVGFAFTNPPPAKNKDEKRSLSIVLMELEGPFHPAPKPPTEAQKRIMITTPKTKQDEEPAARKILQNFASKAYRRPATTEEVDRLMRLYKAMVLEKEPFELSVAFALRAVLVSPNFLFRIEQNGGLGETKAAVNINDYELATRLSYFLWSSMPDDELTQLASKGHLRRKDVLELQVRRMLKDPKASALTQNFASQWLQLRTLDSHIPDRKTFPEYDTEIKNLMVKETQSYFDYIVKEDRSILEFLDSNYTFLNQRLARFYGINGVNGNDFKKYTFNDPAKGGARGGILSQGSILTLTSNPTRTSPVKRGKWVLENILGTPPPPPPPDVPPLPEGSGAELTGSLRQRMEQHRVNAICASCHAKMDPIGFGMENYTAVGTWRANDGKYKIDASGTLPSGDKFDGPTQLRKVLISKADLFRRNLAEKMLTYAIGRGTEYYDKCAIDDIVKGTLAGNDQFSALILSIVQSDPFQKRRVKED; encoded by the coding sequence ATGGGCTATCGCCCTTTCGTACTGTTCCTTTTCATTGCCCTCGCCGTATTTGTTTACTCGTGGGAATCGGTCTCTGCTGAGCAAGCCAAGGATACACCTGTTTTCGATGCGGCCGCCGCAGCTTCTTTCGAAAAAGAGGTGGTGCCCTTTCTTTCCAAATACTGCCTGAAGTGCCATAACGAGACCAAAAAATCGGCGGGCCTTTCACTAGAGAAATATCGCGATGCCAAAAGTGCTTTAAAAGATCGCCGCGTCTGGCTCGATGTTGTCAGTAATATCCACTCGCGGGAAATGCCCCCCGAAGATTCCAAGGTCAAACCAACGCCCGCCGAGCGCGAAAAAATCGAAGCGCTGATCACGGAATCCCTCACCAAAGTCGATTGCGGTGTGGCCCGCGATCCCGGTCGGCCCACACTTCGCCGGCTGAACAAAGCCGAATATGCGAATACGATTCGCGACCTCGTCGGCGTCACCTTCAATCCCTCGGAAGATTTCCCTTCGGACGATGTCGGTTACGGTTTCGACAACATCGGCGATGTTCTCTCCATGCCTCCGATTCTGCTCGAAAAATATATGCGGGCGGCCGAAAGAATCATGGAAGAAGCCATTATTGTTCAAACCGAGGTGAAGCCGACTAAGAACTTCTTCCGAGCTCAGGCCATGCAGGGATCCGCCAAAGGTTTCAAGGATCCCGCCGCCCGGCCCGTGCGAATGCACATGACTCAGGGCGGTATGAGCTTCGTGAATTTCGAACCGGATCGTGAGGGCGAATTCACTGTTAAAGTTCAGGCTTTTGCTGAGAACAATACATCCGAAGCCGTGAAAATGAGCTTCCAGATCGACAAAAAAGAAATCAAGGCTATCGAGATCAAAGGCGGCACCCAGCAGAAGCCGGAAATACATGAATTCAAAGCGAAAATGACAGCCGGGAAACATCAGGTCGGCTTCGCATTCACCAACCCGCCCCCGGCTAAAAATAAAGACGAAAAACGCTCCCTCTCGATCGTGTTAATGGAACTGGAAGGCCCCTTCCATCCCGCTCCGAAGCCGCCGACCGAAGCTCAAAAACGGATCATGATTACAACTCCCAAGACTAAGCAGGACGAGGAGCCGGCCGCTCGCAAAATCCTTCAGAACTTCGCCAGCAAAGCCTATCGCCGACCCGCCACGACCGAGGAAGTCGACCGACTGATGCGCCTCTATAAAGCGATGGTTCTGGAAAAAGAACCGTTCGAGCTATCGGTCGCTTTCGCCCTCCGGGCCGTGCTGGTTTCCCCGAATTTCCTGTTTCGAATCGAACAAAATGGCGGACTGGGTGAGACCAAAGCGGCCGTGAATATCAACGATTATGAACTGGCGACCCGGCTCTCGTACTTCCTCTGGAGTTCGATGCCCGACGATGAACTCACCCAGTTGGCCAGCAAGGGACATTTGCGCAGAAAAGATGTTCTGGAACTGCAAGTTCGCCGAATGCTGAAGGATCCTAAAGCTTCGGCTCTCACTCAGAACTTCGCTTCGCAATGGCTGCAGCTGCGAACGCTGGATTCCCACATTCCGGACCGCAAAACCTTCCCGGAATACGACACAGAAATTAAAAATCTGATGGTCAAGGAAACTCAGAGCTACTTCGATTACATCGTGAAGGAAGATCGCAGCATTCTGGAATTCCTCGACTCGAATTACACCTTCCTCAACCAACGGCTGGCCCGCTTCTATGGCATCAACGGCGTCAATGGCAATGACTTCAAAAAATACACCTTCAACGACCCAGCCAAAGGCGGTGCTCGCGGCGGCATTCTCAGCCAGGGGAGTATCCTGACGCTGACTTCCAACCCCACGCGAACTTCGCCGGTGAAACGGGGCAAGTGGGTGCTCGAGAATATTCTCGGAACTCCACCACCCCCACCGCCACCCGATGTGCCGCCTCTGCCGGAAGGCAGTGGCGCGGAATTGACCGGTTCGCTACGCCAGCGCATGGAACAGCACCGGGTCAACGCCATTTGTGCCTCTTGCCACGCCAAAATGGACCCCATTGGCTTCGGCATGGAAAATTACACGGCTGTAGGAACCTGGCGGGCTAATGATGGAAAATACAAGATCGACGCTTCCGGAACCTTACCCAGTGGCGATAAATTTGATGGCCCGACTCAACTGCGGAAAGTACTGATCAGCAAGGCCGATCTTTTTCGTCGAAATTTAGCTGAAAAAATGTTAACATATGCTATAGGCCGTGGTACTGAATATTATGACAAGTGTGCAATAGACGATATCGTCAAAGGCACACTTGCAGGTAATGATCAATTTTCGGCGTTAATTCTTTCGATCGTTCAAAGCGATCCCTTCCAAAAACGCCGAGTGAAAGAGGACTAA
- the tatC gene encoding twin-arginine translocase subunit TatC, producing MRQRVEYPDDFFADTRMSFGDHIEELRTRMLNALKALMFCMCIGFVLDGIGTQLDLPWFGLGRPVLAMIQQPVEDAMQNFYNERIWDESEKLRPVPTTWEERREREQERKKFLSSRLNLQNDKSVEAAKEVNNFSPLVIRIPREELLKKRDQKSDSDTIDITVQIPPLDLAILLTQATNKIGKSHALATMSAQEAFLVYVKVTLLCGVILASPIIFWQFWAFVGAGLYPHEREYVNKFLPFSLGLFIGGVILCQVWVIPGTVKGLLAFNSWLGLDPDLRLSEWLNLALLLPLVFGLSFQTPLVMLALNQIGLLSVEDYLAKWRHAVMLLTVFAVVVSPSPDVVTMLYLLIPMIALYFLGIYLCKLFPQPDWLSPEPGSEESREVAV from the coding sequence ATGCGCCAACGCGTTGAATACCCCGACGATTTTTTTGCCGATACCCGCATGTCCTTCGGCGATCACATCGAAGAACTGCGCACCCGGATGCTTAACGCCCTTAAAGCGTTGATGTTCTGCATGTGCATCGGTTTCGTTCTCGATGGCATCGGCACCCAACTCGATCTGCCCTGGTTCGGACTCGGCCGACCGGTCCTGGCAATGATTCAGCAGCCGGTCGAAGACGCCATGCAGAATTTTTACAACGAACGCATCTGGGATGAGTCGGAGAAACTCCGCCCCGTTCCCACCACCTGGGAAGAACGCCGGGAAAGAGAGCAAGAAAGAAAGAAGTTTCTAAGCTCGCGCTTGAACCTGCAAAACGACAAATCGGTCGAAGCGGCCAAAGAAGTCAACAACTTCAGCCCGTTGGTGATTCGAATCCCCCGGGAAGAATTGCTGAAAAAGCGCGATCAAAAGTCGGATTCGGATACCATTGATATCACCGTCCAGATTCCGCCTTTGGATCTGGCGATTCTGCTGACTCAGGCAACGAATAAAATCGGCAAGAGCCATGCTTTGGCTACCATGAGTGCCCAGGAAGCATTTCTGGTCTACGTCAAAGTGACCCTCCTGTGCGGCGTCATTCTCGCTTCCCCGATAATATTCTGGCAGTTCTGGGCATTCGTCGGAGCGGGACTTTATCCCCACGAACGGGAGTACGTGAATAAATTTCTCCCTTTCAGTCTGGGCCTTTTCATCGGCGGGGTAATTCTTTGCCAAGTTTGGGTGATTCCCGGCACCGTAAAAGGGCTGCTCGCTTTCAATTCCTGGCTCGGTCTCGATCCCGACTTGCGTTTGAGCGAATGGCTGAATCTGGCCTTGCTCTTACCTCTCGTCTTCGGCCTTTCCTTTCAGACGCCCTTGGTAATGCTGGCCTTGAACCAAATTGGCCTGCTTTCAGTGGAGGATTATCTGGCCAAATGGCGACACGCCGTGATGCTGCTCACCGTTTTTGCCGTGGTGGTCTCTCCCTCGCCGGATGTGGTCACGATGCTTTATCTGCTCATTCCCATGATCGCGCTCTACTTCCTGGGGATCTATCTGTGCAAGTTATTCCCGCAACCGGATTGGTTAAGCCCCGAACCAGGATCGGAAGAGTCGAGAGAGGTCGCCGTTTAA
- a CDS encoding SPFH domain-containing protein: MGIFDKLAGEFIDIIEWTEPAQNDILAYRFPRYKNEIKNGAKLTVREGQNAVFVSEGKIADVFQPGMYTLETKNLPILATLKGWKYGFNSPFKAEVYFISTRQWTDKKWGTQNPVMLRDPEFGPIRIRAFGTYAFRVTDAAVFMRELVATDPSFETFEIANQLRNNIVSRFVDILGSSKIPMLDLAGNYEKISSLARERITPELQGMGLTVTQFFVENISLPPEVEQMLDKRSSMAVLGNLDQFTKFQTGVAIGDAANNPGGIAGVGAGLGAGVAMANAMGNSLQPGAAGHVATTNVVPPPLPTAVAFFVAVNGAQTGPYDAATLASKVKEGTITRDTLVWKQGMAGWVAASTVPEFTPFFATVPPPLPQ; encoded by the coding sequence ATGGGCATTTTTGACAAGTTGGCCGGCGAATTTATCGATATTATCGAATGGACTGAGCCCGCTCAGAACGACATTCTGGCTTATCGATTCCCGCGCTACAAGAACGAAATCAAAAATGGCGCGAAGTTGACCGTCCGGGAAGGTCAAAATGCCGTCTTCGTCAGTGAAGGAAAAATCGCAGATGTTTTCCAGCCCGGCATGTACACCCTCGAAACCAAGAACCTGCCGATTCTGGCCACCCTCAAAGGTTGGAAATACGGCTTCAATTCTCCGTTCAAGGCGGAAGTCTATTTTATCTCGACCCGACAGTGGACAGATAAGAAGTGGGGCACGCAGAATCCGGTAATGCTACGCGATCCGGAGTTCGGTCCCATTCGCATCCGGGCTTTCGGCACCTATGCATTTCGGGTGACAGACGCCGCAGTGTTCATGCGGGAACTGGTGGCCACGGACCCCTCCTTCGAAACCTTCGAAATTGCCAATCAGCTCCGCAATAACATTGTGTCTCGCTTCGTTGACATTCTGGGTTCCTCCAAGATCCCGATGCTGGATCTCGCCGGGAATTACGAGAAGATCAGCAGCCTGGCCCGCGAACGGATCACCCCGGAACTGCAGGGCATGGGCCTTACTGTTACCCAATTCTTCGTTGAGAACATCAGTTTGCCACCCGAAGTGGAACAGATGCTCGACAAGCGATCCAGTATGGCCGTGCTGGGTAACCTGGATCAGTTCACCAAATTTCAGACGGGCGTGGCTATCGGAGATGCCGCGAACAACCCAGGAGGAATTGCAGGCGTTGGGGCGGGCTTGGGGGCCGGAGTCGCGATGGCTAACGCCATGGGTAACTCGTTGCAACCGGGGGCCGCTGGCCATGTGGCGACGACCAACGTCGTTCCTCCGCCGCTGCCAACCGCCGTGGCTTTCTTCGTCGCTGTCAATGGCGCTCAGACGGGGCCATACGATGCTGCCACACTGGCTAGCAAAGTGAAGGAAGGGACCATAACCCGCGATACGCTGGTTTGGAAGCAAGGTATGGCAGGATGGGTAGCCGCTTCGACGGTCCCGGAATTTACGCCATTTTTCGCGACTGTACCTCCACCACTACCTCAGTAA
- a CDS encoding DUF1552 domain-containing protein — translation MNHILTRRAALKGLGTIVTLPWLETFSAAAPGSAAKSAPMRTAFFYVPNGVHMQDWKPAKVGADYELPWILEPLKEFKKDLNVYSGLTLDKARPNGDGAGDHARAQAAFLTGRQPKKTNGADIRAGQSADQWIANQFNEQTRFASLELGIEGGKSSGNCDSGYSCAYQSNFSWRGDSTPNAKEVDPKVVFERLFGNGTNNEKDATRAKREKQNKSILDFVMEDAKSLDNQLGTHDKHKMDEYLTAVRELEGRIERARKMRDQKPVAPPAGTAIPTGIPKDLKEHMRLMGDLMVLAFQTDMTRVVTLPLANDGSNRSHSFLTIDWEGKQKPVSEGHHEISHHQGNKENFAKLRVINRFHIEQLAYMVGRLKSIKEGEKSLLDNCMIVYGSGIGDGNRHNHDDLPIISIGSYGGKVKTGQHLEYAKDTPLMNLYLAMFDKLGCPVKSFGDSTGVLKI, via the coding sequence ATGAATCATATTCTAACTCGTCGAGCGGCTTTAAAGGGCCTGGGTACCATTGTAACCCTGCCCTGGCTGGAAACTTTCTCCGCCGCCGCACCTGGTTCGGCCGCGAAATCGGCTCCGATGCGCACTGCATTCTTCTACGTGCCCAACGGCGTGCACATGCAGGACTGGAAACCGGCCAAAGTCGGCGCCGACTACGAACTTCCCTGGATCCTGGAACCGCTCAAAGAGTTCAAAAAAGACCTCAACGTCTACTCCGGTTTAACCTTGGATAAGGCTCGCCCCAACGGCGACGGAGCGGGCGATCATGCCCGCGCTCAGGCCGCATTCCTCACCGGCCGGCAACCCAAGAAGACCAATGGCGCGGATATCCGCGCTGGACAATCCGCCGACCAGTGGATTGCGAACCAATTCAACGAACAGACCCGTTTTGCTTCGCTGGAACTGGGCATCGAGGGTGGCAAGTCCTCCGGCAACTGCGACTCCGGTTACAGCTGTGCCTACCAGTCGAACTTCTCCTGGCGCGGCGATTCGACCCCCAACGCCAAGGAAGTCGATCCCAAGGTCGTTTTCGAACGGCTCTTCGGCAACGGCACCAACAATGAAAAGGACGCAACCCGAGCCAAACGGGAAAAGCAAAATAAGAGCATCCTTGACTTCGTTATGGAAGACGCCAAGTCGCTCGATAATCAACTGGGCACCCACGACAAGCACAAGATGGACGAGTACCTGACGGCCGTGCGCGAACTCGAAGGCCGCATCGAACGGGCTCGCAAGATGCGCGATCAGAAACCGGTGGCCCCGCCCGCCGGTACGGCGATTCCCACGGGAATTCCCAAGGATCTGAAAGAACATATGCGGTTGATGGGCGACCTGATGGTTCTGGCCTTCCAGACCGATATGACGCGTGTCGTGACCCTTCCACTGGCCAACGACGGAAGCAACCGCTCCCATAGCTTCCTGACGATTGATTGGGAAGGGAAACAAAAGCCGGTCAGCGAAGGTCACCATGAGATTTCGCATCACCAGGGCAACAAGGAAAACTTCGCCAAGCTGCGCGTGATCAATCGCTTCCATATCGAACAACTGGCTTACATGGTAGGCCGGCTGAAATCGATCAAAGAAGGCGAAAAATCGCTGCTGGACAACTGCATGATTGTCTATGGCTCCGGCATCGGCGACGGTAACCGCCATAATCACGACGACCTGCCGATCATCAGCATCGGTTCCTACGGCGGCAAAGTGAAAACCGGCCAGCACCTGGAGTACGCCAAGGATACGCCGTTGATGAATCTTTACCTGGCCATGTTCGACAAGCTCGGCTGCCCGGTGAAGAGCTTCGGCGACAGCACTGGCGTGCTGAAGATCTGA
- the cobA gene encoding uroporphyrinogen-III C-methyltransferase, translated as MKIGKVYLVGAGPGDPDLLTLKAKRLLDQADFVLYDQLLSPEVLRLIPSSAQAQAVESLPGKHPERFHSIYQSLIEHAQAGQQVVRLKSGDPMIFGRVGEETEALRKAGIPYEIVPGVTAALAAGAYLEIPLTHRLHSSLLTIVTGHECTAKGNSSLDWDNLATNRGTLAFYMGVSRLASIADNLIAHGKSPDTPCAVIHRATWSRQRTIRAPLQAIADQVQAASLEAPAILLVGEVVGLGEIEGWFEEKPLLGQRILVTRPLPQAEELARLLRDRGAEPVICPLIEIAEPASFHALDELIHRLNSPPVAAAKPWLIFTSINGVERFAQRYRTLGYDARTFGSSRIAAIGKRTAQALGQLGLKTDIVSENDSSSEALLPLLKTAVLGSQVYLCQAEEGRELLLEELSKLTQITKVPVYSQRPIEKVDLSKLEFDVAILTSPQLARLFLQKCTPEILQKTRDGRITLAVNSQRSRAIFAEAGLPVRFQSAQPDMESVVQSLQVEKAEVNYRF; from the coding sequence ATGAAGATTGGCAAAGTTTATCTCGTGGGAGCGGGCCCGGGCGATCCGGACCTACTGACTCTTAAAGCAAAACGGCTTCTGGATCAGGCAGATTTCGTTCTCTATGATCAGTTGCTCTCCCCCGAGGTATTGCGACTCATCCCTTCCTCCGCTCAGGCTCAGGCCGTGGAATCACTGCCCGGCAAACATCCGGAACGTTTCCACTCGATCTACCAGAGCCTGATTGAGCATGCTCAAGCTGGACAACAAGTCGTCCGGCTCAAGAGCGGCGACCCGATGATTTTTGGGAGGGTCGGCGAAGAGACGGAAGCCCTTCGCAAAGCGGGCATTCCATACGAAATTGTCCCTGGAGTGACCGCCGCTCTGGCCGCGGGGGCTTACCTCGAAATCCCTTTGACCCATCGACTGCATTCCAGTCTGCTGACCATCGTGACCGGCCACGAATGCACGGCCAAAGGAAATAGTTCGCTCGACTGGGATAACCTCGCGACCAATCGGGGAACTCTGGCCTTCTATATGGGCGTCAGCCGGCTAGCGAGTATTGCCGACAATTTGATCGCTCATGGCAAATCACCTGACACCCCTTGTGCCGTGATTCACCGCGCAACCTGGAGTCGGCAACGGACAATCCGTGCTCCTCTGCAGGCGATCGCCGATCAGGTCCAGGCGGCGTCGCTGGAAGCGCCCGCGATTCTCCTGGTCGGCGAAGTGGTGGGACTTGGGGAAATCGAAGGTTGGTTCGAGGAAAAACCCTTGCTCGGTCAACGTATTCTGGTCACCCGTCCCCTCCCTCAGGCCGAGGAGTTAGCCAGACTCCTTCGGGACCGAGGGGCCGAGCCGGTAATTTGCCCACTCATTGAAATCGCAGAGCCCGCTTCCTTCCATGCTCTGGATGAACTGATTCACCGTTTAAATTCTCCACCGGTAGCCGCGGCAAAACCCTGGCTGATTTTCACCAGCATTAATGGCGTGGAACGTTTCGCCCAACGCTATCGAACGCTTGGCTACGATGCTCGGACCTTTGGCTCCAGCCGTATCGCGGCCATCGGCAAACGAACCGCTCAGGCGCTCGGCCAGCTTGGCTTGAAAACAGACATCGTGTCCGAAAACGACTCGAGTTCAGAAGCCTTGCTACCGCTTCTAAAAACCGCAGTTTTAGGTTCTCAGGTCTACCTTTGTCAGGCCGAGGAGGGCCGAGAGTTACTGCTTGAAGAGCTTTCAAAGTTGACGCAGATCACCAAAGTGCCGGTCTATAGCCAGCGACCGATCGAAAAGGTCGATCTATCCAAGCTTGAGTTCGATGTGGCGATTCTCACCAGTCCGCAACTTGCTAGATTGTTCCTGCAAAAATGCACTCCGGAAATTCTTCAGAAAACCCGCGACGGGAGGATTACTCTGGCGGTCAATTCCCAACGTTCGCGAGCCATTTTCGCGGAGGCAGGACTTCCGGTGCGATTCCAATCAGCACAGCCTGACATGGAATCGGTTGTGCAGAGCCTGCAAGTAGAAAAGGCTGAAGTGAACTATCGATTCTGA
- a CDS encoding HEAT repeat domain-containing protein, with protein MRAVFLSLLCLQLVFPVRLRADDEPVVNGLKKSEWIKLLDDPKLRNRRAAVVALGIIGPLHKGVVPALAHALRDKEMAVRNEAIQILSGMDRKDLHDLVPDFADLLKDDPNTAIRQQTANLLGRIGPEAKPALNRLIIATNDKELSVRIAATEAIGKIGPDAHEAVTNLLPLLKDKEASIRLAAVFSLGRIGLDNDAQIETLTKLLSGDSSADVRKEVARSIGMLEIQGKSAIPSLTKSLKTEQVAEVRQQIALALGKIGPDILTQKDALLIALKSDSDKTVRLFLLRSLSSSMSENLVSILPDLTQLLKVDPEGEIRLAIIQEISNMGVAARSALPALIQAQQDVQIAVRDAARATIKKIQDAIAKMPKENAGTSKSSAAKPPEDPNAPTQDLKIGDDPKKRYFLIGPKPAEKDQKMGLLIVLPGGTGDESFLPFVKSLFKDSLPKNFLIAQLVAPKWTEKQEIVWPTRKLPASDMKFATEEFIQEVITDVEKKFQIDPERVLTLSWSSGGPAAYFASLSSKKIKGSLIAMSVFKPELLPQLSNAKGHRYYLLHSPDDETCPYPMAKKAQQDLTAQGAKVELVDYEGMHGWPSNALELIHDGLNKLLSK; from the coding sequence ATGCGAGCCGTATTCCTGAGTTTGCTCTGTCTGCAACTGGTTTTTCCCGTGCGATTGAGGGCAGATGATGAACCCGTTGTCAACGGCCTCAAAAAATCAGAATGGATCAAACTCCTCGACGATCCCAAGCTGCGCAATCGTCGGGCCGCCGTAGTGGCTCTGGGAATCATCGGCCCGTTGCACAAAGGGGTCGTACCAGCCCTGGCTCACGCACTCCGCGATAAAGAAATGGCCGTGCGCAACGAGGCAATACAGATACTTTCTGGAATGGATCGTAAGGATCTGCACGATTTGGTCCCGGATTTTGCGGACCTTTTGAAAGACGATCCGAATACGGCAATCCGACAGCAAACCGCCAATCTTCTGGGAAGAATCGGGCCGGAAGCCAAACCGGCTCTCAACCGGTTGATTATCGCCACAAACGACAAGGAACTCTCCGTACGGATCGCCGCCACCGAAGCGATTGGCAAAATCGGTCCCGATGCTCATGAGGCCGTCACCAATTTGCTTCCGCTCCTGAAGGACAAGGAAGCGTCTATTCGGCTCGCTGCTGTATTTTCCCTCGGCCGCATCGGTTTGGACAACGACGCACAAATCGAAACGCTCACTAAACTCCTTTCTGGGGATAGCTCAGCCGATGTTCGAAAAGAAGTCGCCCGCTCCATTGGCATGCTGGAAATTCAAGGCAAATCGGCGATTCCTTCCCTAACCAAATCCCTGAAAACCGAACAGGTGGCCGAGGTCCGCCAGCAGATCGCCCTGGCTCTGGGTAAGATCGGCCCCGATATTCTGACGCAAAAAGATGCCCTCTTAATTGCACTGAAAAGCGATTCCGACAAAACCGTGCGGCTCTTTCTGCTCCGATCCCTAAGTAGCTCGATGAGCGAAAATCTGGTGAGCATCCTCCCGGATTTAACTCAACTTCTGAAAGTGGATCCCGAAGGAGAAATCCGGCTCGCGATCATTCAGGAAATCAGCAATATGGGGGTCGCCGCCCGGTCGGCTCTGCCCGCTCTGATTCAAGCTCAACAGGATGTGCAAATCGCCGTCCGCGATGCCGCTCGAGCCACCATAAAAAAGATTCAGGATGCGATCGCCAAGATGCCCAAAGAGAATGCAGGAACCTCCAAATCCTCCGCAGCCAAGCCCCCCGAAGATCCCAATGCCCCCACACAGGATCTGAAAATAGGCGACGACCCGAAGAAACGCTACTTTCTGATTGGGCCCAAACCGGCCGAAAAGGATCAGAAGATGGGTCTTTTGATCGTACTTCCGGGGGGAACCGGCGATGAATCTTTCCTGCCGTTCGTGAAGTCACTCTTCAAAGATTCGCTGCCCAAGAATTTTCTGATTGCTCAACTCGTCGCTCCCAAATGGACGGAAAAACAGGAGATCGTCTGGCCGACCCGGAAGCTACCCGCTTCGGATATGAAATTCGCCACCGAGGAGTTCATTCAGGAAGTCATTACGGATGTGGAGAAGAAATTTCAGATCGATCCCGAGCGAGTGCTGACTCTTTCCTGGTCCTCTGGCGGCCCGGCGGCTTACTTCGCCTCCCTGAGTTCCAAAAAAATCAAAGGATCGCTGATCGCCATGTCGGTTTTCAAACCGGAATTGTTGCCGCAATTGTCCAACGCCAAAGGTCACCGCTATTACCTGCTGCATTCCCCCGATGACGAGACCTGCCCTTACCCGATGGCCAAGAAAGCCCAACAGGATCTCACTGCTCAAGGAGCCAAGGTCGAATTAGTGGACTACGAAGGGATGCACGGCTGGCCAAGCAACGCGCTGGAACTGATTCATGATGGCCTCAACAAGTTACTGAGTAAATAG
- a CDS encoding tetratricopeptide repeat protein — MRWIIFISLIHFISTESFLLAQSNAESAPRPKKDVFEEEFKHSKELQKTFGSSKKFFEEQAPERIGQWKTGAEKESPFAAYLFACCLAEGYSIEKNPVKALSYYRQAAKAGLPAAIYQLGWLYEEGRIVPKDVKEAFKLYSKAAAFDDPQAAYALAISYENGVIVNKDLKLAFKWYYKAVELGNPDAAYALSINFQNGVGTEKSEKDTLKWCKKAAEMGSSDAMTALGLWYFLGKNGLHKDSRAAFQLLQKACEIGNSNAMLNMAFFYFNNQDDSQNPQEAFKWLLKAGEANNAEAFGRLGMFYAAGIGVEKNYREAFSWFKKGAEVGQSKCMYGIGLLHAQGFGVEVDEKEALKWFLRAAERKERKAMTWLANFFEEGKGTDVDDREALRWLKKAVELNEPDAMNQLAIRYEHGLGVEKNREEALKLRRGAAEQYKLEIKNNEPESMTSLGKMYMEGWGVEKDEKEALSLFRKAANLGYDEAKTILQFFNQNR, encoded by the coding sequence ATGCGATGGATTATTTTTATCAGTCTCATTCATTTTATCTCGACGGAAAGCTTCCTACTGGCACAGAGCAACGCCGAATCGGCTCCTCGGCCTAAGAAGGATGTCTTCGAGGAAGAATTCAAACACTCTAAAGAACTCCAAAAAACTTTCGGAAGTTCGAAGAAGTTTTTTGAAGAGCAAGCGCCTGAGAGAATCGGACAATGGAAAACCGGCGCGGAAAAAGAATCGCCTTTCGCTGCATATCTTTTTGCCTGCTGTCTGGCAGAAGGCTATTCAATCGAAAAAAATCCAGTCAAAGCTCTCAGTTATTATCGTCAAGCTGCCAAGGCTGGTCTTCCAGCAGCGATCTACCAGCTGGGGTGGCTCTACGAAGAAGGTAGAATCGTACCAAAAGATGTGAAAGAAGCTTTCAAACTTTATTCGAAAGCAGCCGCATTCGATGATCCTCAAGCGGCTTACGCTTTGGCAATAAGCTATGAGAATGGCGTCATTGTAAACAAAGATTTGAAATTGGCGTTCAAGTGGTATTACAAGGCTGTAGAGCTTGGGAATCCAGACGCGGCCTATGCTCTGTCAATCAATTTCCAAAACGGAGTAGGAACGGAAAAAAGCGAAAAAGATACTTTGAAATGGTGTAAGAAAGCGGCAGAGATGGGATCTTCCGATGCAATGACTGCATTGGGGCTTTGGTACTTTTTAGGAAAAAATGGCCTCCATAAGGATTCAAGAGCTGCGTTTCAATTGCTTCAGAAGGCTTGCGAAATTGGTAATAGTAATGCCATGCTTAACATGGCTTTTTTTTATTTTAACAATCAAGACGACTCGCAGAATCCGCAAGAGGCTTTCAAATGGCTTTTGAAAGCCGGGGAAGCGAATAACGCGGAAGCTTTCGGACGGTTGGGGATGTTCTATGCTGCGGGAATAGGTGTCGAAAAAAATTATAGAGAGGCTTTCAGTTGGTTCAAAAAAGGGGCTGAAGTGGGACAGTCGAAATGCATGTATGGTATAGGTCTGCTCCACGCACAGGGTTTCGGAGTAGAAGTCGATGAAAAAGAAGCTTTGAAATGGTTTCTTCGTGCCGCTGAAAGGAAAGAAAGAAAAGCAATGACATGGCTTGCCAATTTTTTCGAAGAGGGAAAAGGAACAGATGTTGACGACAGAGAAGCCCTAAGATGGCTGAAAAAAGCGGTAGAACTCAATGAACCCGACGCGATGAATCAACTTGCAATCAGATACGAACATGGCCTGGGAGTAGAAAAAAATCGAGAAGAAGCGTTAAAATTACGGCGCGGCGCTGCCGAACAGTACAAGTTAGAGATCAAAAACAACGAACCTGAATCGATGACAAGTTTGGGGAAGATGTATATGGAAGGATGGGGGGTCGAGAAGGACGAAAAGGAAGCCCTATCGTTGTTCAGAAAGGCAGCGAATCTGGGTTACGACGAAGCGAAGACTATCCTTCAGTTTTTTAATCAGAATCGATAG